A genomic window from Cupriavidus metallidurans CH34 includes:
- the mlaE gene encoding lipid asymmetry maintenance ABC transporter permease subunit MlaE, whose protein sequence is MNGFFTSIGSTVRQFVGGLGHATRMFLTMLALSPALLRRFRLVTDQVFFVGNLSLVIIAVSGLFVGFVLGLQGYYTLNRFGSEQALGLLVALSLVRELGPVVAALLFAGRAGTSLTAEIGLMKAGEQLSAMEMMAVNPLQRVIAPRFWAGVIAMPVLATIFSALGVLGGYLVGVQLIGVDAGAFWSQMQNGVDVRADVLNGVIKSFIFGITVTFIALYQGFEAKPTPEGVSRATTRTVVLASLAVLGLDFLLTALMFS, encoded by the coding sequence GTGAACGGCTTCTTTACCTCGATTGGCTCGACGGTACGCCAGTTCGTCGGCGGCCTGGGTCATGCCACGCGCATGTTCCTGACGATGCTGGCGCTCTCGCCCGCGCTGTTGCGCCGCTTCCGGCTGGTGACCGACCAGGTGTTCTTCGTCGGCAACCTTTCGCTCGTGATCATCGCGGTGTCGGGTTTGTTCGTCGGATTCGTGCTGGGTCTGCAGGGCTACTACACGCTGAACCGCTTCGGTTCGGAGCAGGCGCTGGGCCTTCTGGTAGCCCTGTCGCTGGTGCGCGAGCTGGGGCCGGTGGTGGCAGCGCTGCTGTTCGCCGGCCGCGCTGGCACGTCGCTGACGGCCGAAATCGGTCTGATGAAGGCCGGTGAGCAACTCAGCGCCATGGAGATGATGGCCGTGAACCCGTTGCAGCGCGTGATCGCACCGCGTTTCTGGGCCGGCGTGATCGCCATGCCTGTGCTGGCCACGATCTTCAGCGCCCTGGGTGTCCTGGGTGGCTACCTGGTCGGCGTGCAACTGATTGGTGTGGACGCCGGCGCATTCTGGTCGCAGATGCAGAACGGCGTCGATGTGCGCGCGGATGTGCTCAACGGCGTGATCAAGAGCTTTATTTTCGGTATCACCGTGACGTTCATCGCGCTGTATCAAGGTTTCGAAGCCAAGCCGACCCCGGAGGGCGTATCGCGCGCCACCACACGTACCGTGGTACTGGCCTCGCTGGCCGTGCTGGGACTGGATTTCCTGCTGACCGCGCTGATGTTCAGCTAG
- a CDS encoding ABC transporter ATP-binding protein: MTATVPNPSGQVFAGPNVVELADVDFAYAAGDKPILSGLSMRFPRGKVVAVMGGSGCGKTTVMRLIGGMVRPQRGSVTFNGADIDAMDQKGLYAVRRQMGMLFQFGALFTDLSVFDNVAFPLREHTDLPESMIRDLVLMKLNAVGLRGARDLMPAQISGGMARRVALARAIALDPALLMYDEPFAGLDPISLGLTASLIRNLNDALGATTIIVSHDVNETFLIADYVYFIANGRIAAEGTPDAMRGSDDPFVRQFVHAEVDGPVPFHYAGPALADDFGVGGAK, encoded by the coding sequence GTGACCGCTACTGTGCCGAACCCTTCTGGCCAAGTATTTGCTGGCCCGAATGTCGTCGAACTCGCGGATGTCGATTTTGCATACGCGGCTGGCGACAAGCCAATCCTCTCCGGCCTTTCCATGCGCTTTCCGCGCGGGAAGGTGGTGGCCGTCATGGGTGGCTCCGGCTGTGGCAAGACCACGGTCATGCGCCTTATCGGCGGCATGGTGCGCCCGCAGCGCGGCAGCGTCACTTTCAACGGTGCCGACATCGACGCCATGGACCAGAAGGGCCTGTATGCGGTCCGGCGACAGATGGGAATGTTGTTCCAGTTTGGCGCGCTGTTCACTGACTTGTCGGTATTCGACAACGTTGCATTTCCGCTGCGCGAACACACCGATCTGCCGGAGTCGATGATCCGGGATCTGGTGCTGATGAAGCTCAACGCAGTAGGGCTGCGCGGCGCACGCGACCTCATGCCCGCGCAGATTTCGGGCGGCATGGCGCGACGCGTGGCGCTAGCCCGCGCCATAGCGCTGGACCCCGCGCTACTGATGTACGACGAGCCGTTCGCCGGCCTCGACCCGATCTCGCTCGGCCTGACCGCAAGCCTGATCCGGAATCTCAACGACGCGCTCGGCGCGACCACGATCATCGTCTCGCATGACGTGAACGAGACATTCCTGATCGCCGATTACGTCTATTTCATCGCCAACGGCCGTATCGCGGCGGAAGGCACGCCCGACGCGATGCGCGGCTCGGATGATCCATTCGTGCGCCAGTTCGTTCACGCCGAGGTGGACGGTCCGGTGCCGTTCCACTATGCCGGTCCGGCACTGGCCGATGATTTCGGCGTAGGAGGCGCGAAGTGA
- a CDS encoding tripartite tricarboxylate transporter substrate binding protein translates to MSEVRKSRRLWRGIAKLPKLAAILAVLRCGPRSAISWGLVACAASTATALAQPPAIAQLASIPSAGRSEMSRPVSFPARPIRMIVPFPAGGVSDAVARLLAERLSARLGVPIEVDNRPGASGTMAGDVVAKASSDGHTLLFHQANILIQPGLEPVPYDVIRDFVPVGRVATMPLFLVIDGRLPMQTPQQWATAVRSNPGSYSYGYGQPGSPSHLYAEYAVRGLPNAVPLVTAKGESAVVQEMLAGRISACFCSYVSIQQHIRSGALRMIAVTGVARSPLAPQVPTLQESGIEGYAAAAWYGVMVPAKTPRAIVARLANELDNVTEEREVRARMLAAGLTPMQDSPEAFATAIRSESTQWQAILRQTGQHGDP, encoded by the coding sequence ATGTCCGAAGTGCGCAAATCGAGGCGACTTTGGCGAGGTATAGCGAAGTTGCCAAAACTTGCTGCCATCCTGGCAGTTCTGCGGTGCGGGCCGCGGAGCGCCATATCGTGGGGCCTGGTTGCCTGTGCCGCGAGCACGGCGACGGCTCTCGCGCAACCGCCCGCCATCGCGCAGCTGGCAAGCATTCCCAGCGCCGGTCGTTCGGAGATGAGTCGTCCGGTGTCATTTCCGGCACGTCCTATCAGGATGATCGTTCCGTTTCCTGCGGGCGGTGTGTCTGACGCCGTCGCGCGGCTGCTGGCCGAGCGGCTGTCGGCTCGGCTCGGCGTGCCGATCGAGGTCGACAATCGTCCCGGAGCCTCGGGCACCATGGCTGGCGATGTGGTGGCGAAGGCAAGCTCCGATGGCCACACGTTGCTGTTCCATCAGGCCAACATACTGATCCAGCCCGGTCTGGAGCCTGTGCCATACGATGTCATTCGAGACTTCGTGCCGGTGGGCCGTGTGGCGACAATGCCGCTGTTCCTGGTCATTGACGGCCGCCTGCCCATGCAGACGCCCCAGCAGTGGGCCACCGCGGTACGCTCGAATCCGGGCTCCTACAGCTATGGCTACGGCCAGCCCGGCAGTCCATCTCACCTCTATGCCGAGTACGCCGTGCGGGGGCTCCCGAATGCGGTCCCGCTGGTAACGGCCAAGGGCGAGAGTGCCGTGGTGCAGGAAATGCTGGCCGGTCGCATCAGCGCCTGCTTTTGCTCGTACGTATCGATCCAGCAACACATTCGCTCGGGCGCGCTGCGCATGATCGCCGTGACCGGTGTGGCGCGTTCGCCGCTTGCGCCGCAGGTGCCAACGCTGCAGGAGTCGGGCATCGAAGGCTATGCCGCCGCCGCGTGGTATGGCGTGATGGTGCCGGCGAAGACGCCGCGGGCGATCGTGGCCAGGCTGGCGAATGAACTCGACAACGTCACCGAAGAGCGCGAAGTGCGCGCCCGGATGCTTGCCGCGGGCCTCACGCCGATGCAGGACTCGCCTGAGGCATTCGCCACGGCCATCCGCTCCGAATCGACCCAGTGGCAGGCCATCCTGCGTCAGACAGGGCAACACGGCGATCCCTGA
- a CDS encoding GNAT family N-acetyltransferase, with amino-acid sequence MPEIVLRPLAVADMPAVLAVQAQCYGDMLLESSDALASRLALSPDTCWAAALPDGALAAYLFTHPWPEDALPPLDGVLARDWMPGAALTWFVHDMAVAPVGRGMGLAQRLYAAARDAALADGLLSSRLIAVQSAAVWWRRLGYATIAAGEYAEKLADYGDDAVLMERRL; translated from the coding sequence ATGCCTGAAATCGTCCTGCGGCCATTAGCGGTCGCCGACATGCCCGCCGTGCTCGCCGTCCAGGCGCAGTGCTACGGCGACATGTTGCTCGAATCCTCCGATGCCCTCGCCAGCCGGCTGGCGCTATCCCCCGACACCTGCTGGGCAGCCGCCCTGCCAGATGGCGCGCTGGCGGCGTACCTGTTCACGCACCCCTGGCCCGAAGACGCGCTGCCGCCCCTCGATGGCGTGCTGGCGCGAGACTGGATGCCGGGGGCTGCGCTCACCTGGTTCGTGCATGACATGGCGGTGGCGCCGGTCGGCCGGGGAATGGGCCTGGCGCAACGGCTATACGCGGCGGCCCGCGATGCCGCGCTGGCGGACGGCTTGCTGTCGTCTCGCCTGATCGCCGTGCAGTCGGCGGCCGTGTGGTGGCGCAGGCTTGGGTACGCGACGATCGCCGCTGGCGAGTATGCGGAGAAGCTGGCTGACTACGGTGATGACGCCGTGTTGATGGAGCGTCGGCTTTAG
- a CDS encoding glutamate synthase subunit beta, which yields MGKATGFLEFARQNEGYEPVVKRVKHYKEFVFALSDSEAKIQGARCMDCGIPFCNNGCPVNNIIPDFNDLVYRQDWKSAIEVLHQTNNFPEFTGRICPAPCEAACTLGINELPVGIKSIEHAIIDKAWEEGWVQPQVPAHKTGKTVAVVGSGPAGMAAAQQLARAGHAVTVFEKNDRIGGLLRYGIPDFKMEKTLIDRRIEQMQAEGVTFRAGVMVTDGALPAGIKNYARETISAQALMEQFDAVVLAGGAEVPRDLPVPGRDLAGVHYALEFLIPQNKEVAGDGVNEIRAEGKHVIVIGGGDTGSDCVGTSNRHGATSVTQFELLPQPPEEENKPLVWPYWPIKLRTSSSHDEGCSRDWSVATKELVGENGKVKALKACRVEWKDGKMQEVPGSEFVLQADLVLLAMGFTNPVGSMLEAFGVDTDARKNAKASTEGDRAYYTNVPKVFAAGDVRRGQSLVVWAIREGRQAARSVDAFLMGHSTLPR from the coding sequence ATGGGTAAGGCGACTGGTTTTCTCGAATTTGCGCGCCAGAATGAAGGCTACGAACCCGTAGTCAAGCGCGTGAAGCACTACAAGGAATTCGTGTTCGCGCTGTCGGACAGCGAGGCGAAGATTCAGGGTGCGCGCTGCATGGACTGCGGTATCCCGTTCTGCAACAACGGCTGCCCGGTCAACAACATCATTCCGGACTTCAACGACCTCGTGTATCGCCAGGACTGGAAGTCGGCGATCGAAGTCCTGCACCAGACCAACAACTTCCCCGAGTTCACGGGCCGCATCTGCCCGGCGCCGTGCGAAGCCGCCTGCACGCTCGGCATCAACGAGCTGCCGGTTGGCATCAAGTCGATCGAGCACGCGATCATCGACAAGGCCTGGGAAGAGGGCTGGGTCCAGCCGCAGGTGCCTGCGCACAAGACCGGCAAGACCGTCGCTGTCGTGGGTTCGGGACCCGCCGGCATGGCAGCCGCCCAGCAACTGGCGCGCGCCGGCCACGCTGTGACCGTGTTCGAGAAGAATGACCGCATCGGCGGCCTGCTCCGCTACGGCATTCCCGACTTCAAGATGGAGAAGACCCTGATCGACCGCCGCATCGAGCAGATGCAGGCCGAAGGCGTGACCTTCCGCGCTGGCGTGATGGTGACCGACGGCGCGCTGCCGGCCGGCATCAAGAACTACGCTCGCGAGACGATCTCGGCCCAGGCGCTGATGGAGCAGTTCGACGCCGTGGTACTGGCCGGTGGCGCCGAAGTGCCGCGCGACCTGCCCGTGCCGGGCCGCGATCTGGCCGGCGTGCACTACGCGCTGGAGTTCCTGATCCCGCAGAACAAGGAAGTGGCGGGCGATGGCGTCAACGAGATTCGTGCCGAAGGCAAGCACGTCATCGTGATCGGCGGTGGCGATACGGGTTCGGACTGCGTGGGCACGTCGAACCGCCACGGCGCAACCTCGGTGACGCAGTTCGAACTGCTGCCGCAGCCGCCGGAAGAAGAGAACAAGCCGCTGGTGTGGCCGTACTGGCCGATCAAGCTGCGCACGTCGTCGTCGCACGACGAAGGCTGCTCGCGTGACTGGTCGGTGGCCACCAAGGAACTGGTTGGCGAGAACGGCAAGGTCAAGGCCCTGAAGGCCTGCCGCGTCGAATGGAAGGACGGCAAGATGCAGGAAGTGCCGGGCAGCGAGTTCGTGCTGCAGGCCGACCTGGTGCTGTTGGCCATGGGCTTCACGAACCCGGTCGGCTCGATGCTCGAAGCGTTCGGTGTCGACACGGATGCACGCAAGAACGCCAAGGCATCGACCGAAGGCGATCGCGCTTACTACACCAACGTGCCGAAGGTGTTCGCCGCTGGCGACGTGCGCCGTGGTCAGTCGCTCGTGGTGTGGGCCATCCGCGAAGGCCGCCAGGCTGCCCGCTCGGTGGACGCGTTCCTGATGGGCCATTCGACCCTGCCGCGCTGA
- a CDS encoding glutamate synthase-related protein, with translation MVAHIKGKKSHEIISQGLKILENLDHRGAVGADALMGDGAGILIQIPDQFYREEMAKQGVTLPPAGEYGVGMIFLPKEHASRLACEQELERTVRLEGQVVLGWRDVPVDANMPMSPTVRKTEPVIRQIFIGRGRDIMTTDALERKLYVIRKTASHAIQALKLKHGKEYFVPSMSARTVVYKGLLLANQVGEYYLDLLDARAVSALALVHQRFSTNTFPAWELAHPYRMVAHNGEINTVKGNVNWVNARTGAISSPVLGDDLPKLWPLIYPGQSDTASFDNCLELLTMAGYPLVHAMMMMIPEAWEQHTLMDDNRRAFYEYHAAMMEPWDGPAAICFTDGRQIGATLDRNGLRPARFYVTEDDFVVLASEAGVLPFPESRIVQKWRLQPGKMFLIDMEQGRIIDDKELKDNLANAKPYKSWIDAVRIKLDELEAKAEDVAAEKKPVARLLDRQQAFGYTQEDVKFLMAPMALAGEEATGSMGNDSPLAVLSSKNKTLYNYFKQLFAQVTNPPIDPIRENMVMSLVSFIGPKPNLLELNNINPPMRLEVSQPVLDFKDIAKIRNIEHYTGGKFRSYELNICYPVAWGKEGIEARLASLCAEAVDAVRSGYNILIVTDRRVDDGQVAIPALLATSAIHHHLVEKGLRTSAGLVVETGSAREVHHFALLAGYGAEAVHPYLAMETLADMASGLSGDLSPEKAVKNFVKAIGKGLHKVMSKMGISTYMSYTGAQIFEAIGLSRELVQKYFHGTPSNVEGIGIFEVAEEALRLHRDAFGSNPVLENMLEAGGEYAFRIRGEEHMWTPDSIAKLQHSVRADDGKGQYQTYKEYANIINDQSRRHMTLRGLFEFKVDPARAIPLEEVESAKDIVKRFASGAMSLGSISTEAHTTLAVAMNRIGGKSNTGEGGEDEKRYRNELRGIPIKQGDTLKGLLGDGVIERDLELKAGDSLRSKIKQVASGRFGVTAEYLASADQIQIKMAQGAKPGEGGQLPGHKVSDYIGKLRYSVPGVGLISPPPHHDIYSIEDLAQLIHDLKNVNPVSDISVKLVSEVGVGTVAAGVAKAKADHVVIAGHDGGTGASPLSSIKHAGTPWELGLAETQQTLMLNGLRNRIRVQADGQMKTGRDVVIGALLGADEFGFATAPLVAEGCIMMRKCHLNTCPVGVATQDPALRKKFQGKPEHVVNFFFFVAEEAREIMAQLGIRTFDELIGRADLLDMRAGIEHWKARGLDFGRIFYQPPFPADVPRYHTDVQDHGLSAEAGKALDHVLIAKARPAIDKGERVSFIQPVKNVNRTVGAMLSGVIAKQHGHEGLADDTIHIQFQGTAGQSFAAFLAHGITMDLVGDANDYVGKGLSGGRVIVRAPHEFRGDPTRNIIVGNTVLYGAIAGEAFFNGVGGERFAVRNSGATAVVEGTGDHGCEYMTGGTVVVLGGTGRNFAAGMSGGVAYVYDEDGLFDKRCNTSMVALEAVLASADQEKGQPKAQWHKFGGERTADEVILRNLIEQHFRYTGSERAKALLADWTTARRKFVKVFPTEYKRALGEMYAKEQAARDNDREAVAA, from the coding sequence ATGGTGGCTCACATCAAGGGCAAGAAATCCCACGAAATCATCTCGCAGGGTCTGAAGATCCTCGAGAACCTGGACCACCGGGGTGCCGTGGGCGCCGACGCGCTGATGGGCGATGGCGCCGGTATCCTGATCCAGATCCCGGATCAGTTCTACCGCGAGGAAATGGCCAAGCAGGGCGTGACCCTGCCGCCCGCCGGCGAATATGGCGTGGGCATGATCTTTCTGCCTAAGGAACACGCATCGCGTCTGGCCTGCGAACAGGAACTCGAACGCACCGTGCGCCTGGAAGGCCAGGTCGTGCTGGGTTGGCGTGATGTGCCGGTGGACGCGAACATGCCGATGTCCCCGACCGTGCGCAAGACCGAGCCGGTGATCCGCCAGATCTTCATCGGTCGTGGCCGCGACATCATGACCACGGACGCGCTGGAACGTAAGCTCTACGTCATCCGCAAGACCGCCAGCCACGCCATCCAGGCGCTCAAGCTCAAGCACGGCAAGGAATACTTCGTGCCGTCGATGTCGGCCCGTACCGTCGTGTACAAGGGCCTGCTGCTGGCCAACCAGGTGGGCGAGTACTACCTGGACCTGCTGGACGCCCGCGCCGTGTCGGCCCTGGCTCTGGTCCACCAGCGCTTCTCGACCAATACGTTCCCGGCCTGGGAGCTGGCCCACCCGTACCGCATGGTTGCCCACAACGGCGAAATCAACACGGTGAAGGGCAACGTGAACTGGGTGAACGCGCGTACCGGCGCGATCTCGTCGCCGGTGCTCGGCGATGACCTGCCCAAGCTCTGGCCGCTGATCTACCCGGGCCAATCGGATACGGCATCGTTCGACAACTGCCTCGAACTGCTGACAATGGCCGGTTACCCGCTCGTCCACGCGATGATGATGATGATCCCGGAAGCTTGGGAACAACACACGCTGATGGACGACAACCGTCGTGCCTTCTACGAGTACCACGCCGCGATGATGGAGCCGTGGGACGGCCCGGCCGCGATCTGCTTCACCGACGGCCGCCAGATCGGCGCGACGCTGGACCGTAACGGTCTGCGTCCGGCCCGCTTCTACGTGACCGAAGACGATTTCGTCGTGCTGGCGTCGGAAGCCGGCGTGCTGCCGTTCCCCGAGTCGCGCATCGTCCAGAAGTGGCGTCTGCAGCCGGGCAAGATGTTCCTGATCGACATGGAGCAGGGTCGCATCATCGACGACAAGGAACTCAAGGACAACCTGGCCAACGCCAAGCCGTACAAGAGCTGGATCGACGCCGTGCGCATCAAGCTCGACGAGCTCGAGGCCAAGGCCGAGGACGTAGCCGCCGAGAAGAAGCCGGTGGCGCGTCTGCTCGACCGCCAGCAGGCATTCGGCTACACGCAGGAAGACGTCAAGTTCCTGATGGCCCCGATGGCCCTGGCCGGTGAGGAAGCCACGGGCTCGATGGGCAATGACTCGCCGCTGGCTGTGCTGTCGTCGAAGAACAAGACGCTCTACAACTACTTCAAGCAGCTTTTCGCGCAGGTGACCAACCCGCCGATCGACCCGATCCGCGAGAACATGGTGATGTCGCTGGTGTCGTTCATCGGTCCGAAGCCGAATCTGCTGGAGCTGAACAACATCAACCCGCCGATGCGCCTCGAAGTGTCCCAGCCCGTGCTGGACTTCAAGGACATCGCCAAGATCCGCAACATCGAGCACTACACCGGCGGCAAGTTCCGTTCGTACGAACTGAACATCTGCTACCCGGTGGCGTGGGGCAAGGAAGGCATCGAGGCCCGCCTGGCGTCGCTGTGCGCGGAAGCCGTGGATGCGGTGCGTTCGGGCTACAACATCCTGATCGTGACGGACCGTCGCGTGGACGATGGCCAGGTGGCCATTCCCGCGCTGCTGGCCACGTCGGCCATTCACCACCACCTGGTCGAGAAGGGCCTGCGCACGTCGGCCGGCCTGGTCGTGGAAACCGGTTCGGCCCGCGAAGTGCACCATTTCGCGCTGCTGGCCGGCTATGGCGCTGAAGCCGTGCACCCGTACCTGGCGATGGAAACGCTGGCCGACATGGCCTCGGGCCTGTCGGGTGACCTGTCGCCGGAAAAGGCTGTCAAGAACTTCGTCAAGGCGATCGGCAAGGGCCTGCACAAGGTGATGTCGAAGATGGGCATCTCCACGTACATGTCGTACACGGGCGCCCAGATCTTCGAAGCCATCGGCCTGTCGCGCGAACTGGTGCAGAAGTACTTCCACGGTACGCCGTCGAACGTCGAAGGCATCGGCATCTTCGAGGTGGCCGAGGAAGCGCTGCGCCTGCATCGCGACGCGTTTGGCAGCAACCCCGTGCTGGAAAACATGCTCGAAGCCGGCGGCGAATACGCATTCCGTATCCGCGGTGAAGAACACATGTGGACCCCGGACTCGATCGCCAAGCTGCAGCACTCGGTGCGCGCCGACGATGGCAAGGGCCAGTACCAGACGTACAAGGAATACGCGAACATCATCAACGACCAGAGCCGCCGTCACATGACGCTGCGTGGCCTGTTCGAGTTCAAGGTCGATCCGGCCCGCGCCATTCCGCTGGAAGAAGTGGAGTCGGCCAAGGACATCGTCAAGCGTTTCGCCAGCGGTGCCATGTCGCTGGGTTCGATCTCGACTGAAGCCCACACGACGCTGGCCGTGGCGATGAACCGCATCGGCGGCAAGTCGAACACCGGCGAAGGCGGCGAGGACGAGAAGCGCTATCGCAACGAACTGCGCGGCATCCCCATCAAGCAGGGCGACACGCTCAAGGGCCTGCTGGGCGATGGCGTGATCGAGCGCGACCTGGAATTGAAGGCGGGCGATTCGCTGCGCTCGAAGATCAAGCAGGTGGCCTCGGGCCGTTTCGGCGTGACTGCCGAATACCTGGCATCGGCCGATCAGATCCAGATCAAGATGGCCCAGGGCGCCAAGCCGGGCGAAGGCGGCCAGCTGCCCGGCCACAAAGTCTCGGACTACATCGGCAAGCTGCGTTACTCGGTGCCGGGTGTGGGTCTGATCTCGCCGCCGCCGCACCACGACATCTACTCGATCGAGGATCTGGCACAGCTGATCCACGACCTGAAGAATGTGAACCCGGTGTCGGACATCTCGGTCAAGCTCGTGTCCGAAGTGGGCGTGGGTACCGTGGCGGCTGGCGTGGCCAAGGCCAAGGCCGATCACGTGGTGATCGCCGGCCATGACGGCGGCACCGGCGCATCGCCGCTGTCGTCGATCAAGCACGCCGGCACGCCGTGGGAACTGGGTCTGGCCGAGACGCAGCAGACGCTGATGCTGAACGGCCTGCGCAACCGTATCCGCGTGCAAGCCGACGGTCAGATGAAGACCGGCCGCGACGTCGTGATCGGCGCGCTGCTGGGCGCTGACGAGTTCGGTTTTGCTACCGCGCCGCTGGTTGCCGAAGGCTGCATCATGATGCGCAAGTGCCATCTGAACACCTGCCCGGTGGGCGTGGCCACGCAAGATCCGGCGCTGCGCAAGAAATTCCAGGGCAAGCCCGAGCACGTTGTGAACTTCTTCTTCTTCGTTGCGGAAGAAGCGCGCGAGATCATGGCGCAACTGGGTATCCGCACGTTCGACGAACTGATCGGCCGCGCCGACCTGCTCGACATGCGCGCCGGTATCGAACACTGGAAGGCGCGTGGCCTGGACTTCGGCCGCATCTTCTACCAGCCGCCGTTCCCGGCCGACGTGCCGCGCTACCACACCGACGTGCAGGATCACGGCCTGTCGGCGGAAGCCGGCAAGGCGCTCGACCACGTGCTGATCGCCAAGGCGCGTCCGGCCATCGACAAGGGCGAACGCGTGTCGTTCATCCAGCCGGTGAAGAACGTGAACCGTACCGTTGGCGCGATGCTGTCCGGCGTGATCGCCAAGCAGCACGGCCACGAAGGCCTGGCCGACGACACGATCCACATCCAGTTCCAGGGCACCGCCGGCCAGTCGTTTGCCGCGTTCCTGGCACATGGCATCACGATGGATCTGGTGGGTGACGCTAATGACTACGTGGGCAAGGGCCTGTCGGGCGGCCGCGTGATCGTGCGCGCTCCGCACGAGTTCCGTGGCGATCCGACCCGCAACATCATCGTCGGCAACACGGTGCTGTACGGCGCCATCGCTGGTGAAGCCTTCTTCAACGGCGTGGGCGGCGAGCGCTTCGCGGTGCGTAACTCGGGTGCCACGGCTGTCGTGGAAGGCACGGGCGACCACGGTTGCGAATACATGACCGGCGGTACCGTCGTGGTGCTGGGTGGTACGGGACGTAACTTCGCAGCCGGCATGTCCGGTGGCGTGGCCTACGTCTACGACGAGGATGGCCTGTTCGACAAGCGCTGCAACACGTCGATGGTGGCGCTCGAGGCAGTGCTGGCTTCGGCCGACCAGGAGAAGGGCCAGCCCAAGGCGCAGTGGCACAAGTTCGGTGGCGAGCGGACGGCCGACGAAGTCATCCTGCGTAACCTGATCGAGCAGCACTTCCGCTACACCGGTTCGGAGCGCGCCAAGGCGCTGCTGGCGGACTGGACCACGGCACGCCGCAAGTTCGTCAAGGTCTTCCCGACCGAGTACAAGCGCGCGCTGGGCGAGATGTACGCGAAGGAACAGGCCGCGCGCGACAACGATCGCGAGGCAGTGGCCGCCTGA
- a CDS encoding transposase translates to MARLPRFSPAGLPALVLQRGNNRQPVFLGPDDYLHYLDCLRMAAREHDVAVHAYVLRPNHIHLVATPKGADSLSLTMQAVGRRYARHFNRAASRTGTLWEGRFRSAVIEPGAWLLPAMLYVESNAMRAGDTATLEADRWSSYRHHIGIEASPLVSDHSIYWELGNTPFERQSNYRALALEGLSGKTLATLQKHAHSGWPLGDDAFLAQLERHATRRIHPLPKGRPRKSTESESERPGDTEDFDSAPT, encoded by the coding sequence ATGGCTCGTCTTCCCCGCTTCTCTCCCGCCGGCCTGCCGGCCCTCGTGTTGCAACGCGGCAACAATCGTCAGCCCGTGTTTCTGGGCCCGGACGACTATCTGCATTACCTCGACTGCCTGCGCATGGCCGCGCGCGAGCATGACGTCGCGGTCCACGCCTACGTTCTGCGTCCGAACCATATCCACCTGGTTGCCACGCCCAAGGGTGCTGACTCGCTGAGCCTGACGATGCAAGCCGTCGGCCGTCGCTACGCGCGCCATTTCAACCGAGCGGCCAGCCGTACCGGCACCCTTTGGGAAGGGCGCTTCCGTTCGGCCGTGATCGAGCCAGGCGCCTGGCTGCTGCCGGCCATGCTCTACGTAGAGTCCAACGCCATGCGCGCGGGCGATACAGCAACACTAGAGGCGGATCGCTGGAGCAGCTATCGTCATCACATCGGCATCGAGGCGAGCCCGCTTGTGAGTGATCACTCTATTTACTGGGAGCTTGGCAATACGCCATTCGAGCGGCAGTCCAATTACCGTGCGCTGGCGCTGGAAGGGCTGTCTGGCAAAACGCTGGCGACGTTGCAGAAACATGCGCACAGTGGCTGGCCGTTAGGCGACGATGCTTTCCTGGCGCAGCTCGAGCGTCATGCCACGCGACGCATTCATCCGCTGCCGAAAGGACGCCCCCGGAAATCCACCGAGTCCGAGAGCGAACGCCCGGGCGATACAGAGGATTTCGACAGCGCACCAACATGA